From the Desulfarculaceae bacterium genome, one window contains:
- a CDS encoding molybdopterin-dependent oxidoreductase has protein sequence MQWDRRAFIKLAVGGVLGIHASPLVWKLMDDSTIWTQNWSWVPVPEDGAVAFANTVSPQTGNAVQTRLVQGRVDGTRAIRVEGNPAHPLGKGGVVPEDASALQLLYNDDIRVKTPLMRDKATGKVVPLSWPEALDLLAGNLADLVKKGNAQGIMALGHDPDSTTGQLLLSLMASLGSPNVAFTPDARETLALAGLVMMGQTEFGFDLANSDYVVSFGTPLLEGFGNPVATRKAFASWRGYPKNSGFFAQIESRASVTASQADMWLACRPGTEGALAMAMCSIMIQEGLYDQNAVENSFGFNDEGDFPGFKSYVLKNYPREQVAAMAGVPLSKLLKLTLGFAKAKSAVAVFGPGNSGGPGRMYDYMAVMALNALKGNIGKPGGVIIQKDIPLKPVGNPGIAGNVQPLVSPIQGLDQNNPQALAQAALEGKPYGINTLLLVGGNFVYNGPSAGTMHKLARQTPFVVAITPFLDESAMVADLVLPSTHWLEGWGDSVTPYGSPVASYGIHRPLIKAVPEAKDAGDILLAVAARLGGKPAAAMPYKSMQEALAARTEAMGDFEELAEQSYWIQEKPAYGAPKFNTPSGKFEFFSLGLFKLLSGRAKQPAALAQLVASMGVAGGLEAAFLPHWEAPAALADLGTGMPLVMQAVPSLRTTWGDDATTPYMVKVLPDTMLADKDKLVVEMNPSTAHELHIYEGDMVRVDSTEGSVTAKVHLFEGAAPDMVFVPVGLGHDAFGFQVAGKGMNFNGAAKVTSDPMSGLPIWELTAVSVEKV, from the coding sequence ATGCAATGGGATAGACGAGCGTTTATCAAGCTGGCCGTGGGCGGGGTCTTGGGCATTCATGCCAGCCCCCTGGTCTGGAAGCTCATGGACGACTCCACCATCTGGACCCAGAACTGGTCCTGGGTGCCGGTGCCCGAAGACGGCGCGGTGGCTTTTGCCAACACGGTGAGCCCCCAGACCGGCAACGCGGTGCAGACCCGCCTGGTGCAGGGCCGCGTGGACGGCACCCGGGCCATCCGGGTGGAAGGCAACCCGGCCCATCCCCTGGGCAAGGGCGGCGTGGTCCCCGAGGACGCCTCGGCCCTCCAGCTGCTCTACAACGACGACATCCGGGTGAAAACCCCGCTGATGCGCGACAAGGCCACCGGCAAGGTGGTGCCCCTGAGCTGGCCCGAGGCCCTGGACCTGCTGGCCGGCAACCTGGCCGATCTGGTCAAGAAGGGCAACGCGCAGGGCATCATGGCCCTGGGCCACGACCCGGACAGCACCACCGGCCAGCTCCTGCTTTCGCTGATGGCCTCCCTGGGCTCGCCCAACGTGGCCTTCACCCCGGACGCGCGGGAGACCCTTGCCCTGGCCGGCCTGGTCATGATGGGCCAGACCGAGTTCGGCTTCGACCTGGCCAACTCCGACTACGTGGTCTCCTTCGGGACTCCGCTGCTGGAGGGCTTCGGCAACCCGGTGGCCACCCGCAAGGCCTTCGCCTCCTGGCGGGGCTACCCCAAGAACTCCGGGTTCTTCGCCCAGATCGAGTCCCGGGCCAGCGTGACCGCCAGCCAGGCGGACATGTGGCTGGCCTGCCGCCCCGGCACCGAGGGGGCCCTGGCCATGGCCATGTGCTCCATCATGATCCAGGAGGGGCTCTACGATCAGAACGCCGTGGAAAACTCCTTCGGCTTCAATGACGAGGGCGACTTCCCGGGCTTCAAGTCCTATGTGCTCAAAAACTACCCGCGCGAGCAGGTGGCGGCCATGGCCGGGGTGCCCTTGAGCAAACTGCTCAAGCTGACCCTGGGCTTCGCCAAGGCCAAGAGCGCGGTGGCGGTGTTCGGGCCGGGCAACTCCGGCGGACCGGGCCGCATGTACGACTACATGGCGGTCATGGCCCTGAACGCACTCAAGGGCAACATCGGCAAGCCCGGCGGCGTGATCATCCAGAAGGACATCCCCCTGAAGCCGGTGGGCAACCCCGGCATCGCGGGCAACGTGCAGCCCCTGGTCAGCCCGATCCAGGGCCTGGACCAGAACAACCCCCAAGCCCTGGCCCAAGCGGCCCTGGAGGGCAAGCCCTACGGCATCAACACCCTGCTGTTGGTGGGCGGCAACTTCGTCTACAACGGGCCTTCGGCGGGCACCATGCACAAGCTGGCCCGCCAGACCCCCTTCGTGGTGGCCATCACCCCCTTCCTGGACGAGAGCGCCATGGTGGCCGACCTTGTCCTGCCCTCCACCCACTGGCTGGAAGGCTGGGGCGACAGCGTCACCCCCTACGGCAGCCCGGTCGCCTCCTACGGCATCCACCGGCCGCTGATCAAGGCGGTGCCCGAGGCCAAGGACGCGGGCGACATCTTGCTGGCCGTGGCCGCCCGCCTGGGTGGCAAGCCGGCGGCGGCCATGCCCTACAAGAGCATGCAGGAAGCCTTGGCCGCGCGCACCGAGGCCATGGGAGACTTCGAGGAGCTGGCCGAGCAGAGCTACTGGATTCAGGAGAAGCCGGCCTACGGCGCTCCCAAGTTCAACACCCCCAGCGGCAAGTTCGAGTTCTTCAGTCTGGGCCTGTTCAAACTGCTCTCCGGCCGGGCCAAGCAGCCCGCCGCCCTGGCCCAGCTGGTGGCGTCCATGGGCGTGGCCGGCGGCCTGGAGGCGGCCTTCCTGCCCCACTGGGAGGCTCCGGCCGCCCTGGCCGATTTGGGCACGGGCATGCCTCTGGTGATGCAGGCGGTACCCAGCCTGCGCACCACCTGGGGCGACGACGCCACCACCCCCTACATGGTCAAGGTTCTGCCCGACACCATGCTGGCGGACAAGGACAAGCTGGTGGTGGAGATGAACCCCTCCACGGCCCATGAGCTGCACATCTACGAGGGCGACATGGTCCGGGTGGACTCCACCGAGGGCAGCGTCACCGCCAAGGTGCACCTGTTCGAGGGAGCCGCCCCGGACATGGTCTTCGTCCCGGTGGGCCTGGGCCACGATGCCTTCGGGTTCCAGGTGGCCGGCAAGGGCATGAACTTCAACGGCGCGGCCAAGGTCACCTCCGATCCCATGAGCGGCCTGCCCATCTGGGAGCTGACCGCGGTCAGCGTCGAGAAGGTTTAG
- a CDS encoding amidohydrolase family protein, which translates to MPSAPHTFTARWVWTGPGRLVPGAAVTLQDGFITSLEARPPRGAAITDLGEGLLLPGLVNAHTHLELSGLAGLVPPTGDFVGWLEQMVLQRPDTLRINGAEATASAVAGLAADGTALVGDITNTGKAAPALASAGVSAVSFYEALGAAKAEPPEPEAVWRGPLLSEAAVAAHAPYSVPTARLAALKARAGALPFCMHLAESLAEVEFLAGSGPEGARLEEFLLERGLRREALNLAADTPLGQVEAAKALDANTLLVHGVQLTPNEGERIAEAGASLCVCPRSNLGLTGAIAPVEELLAAGVNLALGTDSLASCPSLSLWAEMALLASAKPNLAPEAILAMATLGGAKALGQAGRFGVLAPGAAGPLAFVPLPELAESEVIAAVVHGEHAGPPRGVGRVG; encoded by the coding sequence ATGCCTAGCGCCCCCCATACCTTCACCGCCCGCTGGGTGTGGACCGGCCCCGGCCGCCTGGTGCCGGGCGCGGCGGTCACCCTGCAAGACGGCTTCATCACCAGCCTGGAGGCCCGCCCCCCGCGCGGCGCGGCCATTACTGACCTGGGCGAGGGCCTGCTCCTGCCCGGCCTGGTCAATGCCCACACTCATCTGGAGCTGTCGGGCCTGGCCGGGCTGGTCCCGCCGACTGGCGACTTCGTGGGCTGGCTGGAGCAGATGGTCTTGCAGCGGCCCGACACCCTGCGCATCAACGGCGCGGAAGCCACTGCCTCGGCGGTGGCCGGGCTGGCGGCAGACGGCACGGCCCTGGTGGGGGACATCACCAACACCGGCAAGGCGGCCCCTGCCCTGGCCTCGGCCGGGGTGAGCGCGGTGAGCTTCTACGAGGCCCTGGGCGCGGCCAAGGCCGAGCCCCCCGAACCCGAGGCCGTGTGGCGCGGTCCGCTGCTCAGCGAAGCGGCGGTGGCGGCTCATGCCCCCTACTCCGTGCCCACCGCTCGTTTGGCCGCGCTCAAGGCGCGGGCCGGGGCGCTGCCTTTTTGCATGCATCTGGCCGAGTCCCTGGCCGAGGTGGAGTTCCTGGCGGGCAGCGGCCCGGAGGGCGCGCGCTTGGAGGAATTCTTGTTGGAGCGCGGCCTTCGGCGCGAGGCCCTGAACCTGGCGGCGGATACGCCCCTGGGCCAGGTGGAGGCAGCCAAGGCCCTGGACGCCAACACCCTCTTGGTGCATGGTGTCCAGCTCACCCCCAACGAGGGCGAGCGCATCGCCGAGGCCGGGGCCAGCCTGTGCGTGTGCCCCCGCTCCAACCTGGGCCTCACCGGAGCCATCGCACCGGTGGAGGAGCTTCTGGCCGCGGGGGTCAACCTGGCCCTGGGAACCGACTCCCTGGCCTCGTGCCCCAGCCTGTCCCTGTGGGCAGAAATGGCCCTGCTGGCCTCGGCCAAGCCCAACCTAGCGCCCGAGGCCATCCTGGCCATGGCCACCCTGGGCGGGGCCAAGGCCCTGGGCCAGGCGGGACGCTTCGGCGTGCTGGCTCCGGGCGCGGCCGGGCCCCTGGCCTTCGTGCCCTTGCCGGAGCTTGCGGAGAGCGAAGTCATCGCGGCGGTGGTGCACGGCGAGCACGCCGGGCCGCCGCGCGGTGTGGGGCGGGTGGGTTGA
- the mqnC gene encoding dehypoxanthine futalosine cyclase: protein MPAALNDALRTAEAGRRLSPEQALTLLEEAEFLALGRLAHAARLRANPEPVVTYAVDRNINTTNVCTSGCRFCAFYRPPGDAEGYVLTREELGQKIDETLALGGTHILIQGGLHPQIGVAATCDSFRFIKQHHPIHIHGLSPPEVVHMAALDGLSIPEALERLREAGLGSIPGGGAEILVDRVRGLIAPGKCNTDAWLGVMADAHAQGMSTTATMMFGSVETPAERIEHLERVRALQDESLGKGKGAFTAFIPWTFQPPHTALSHVSPATAVDYLRMLAVSRLYLDNFPHLQASWVTQGAAIAQTALAFGADDLGTTMIEENVVAAAGVSFRLPREELVRLAEEMGYRAQQRDVFYNPV from the coding sequence ATGCCCGCCGCGCTCAACGATGCCCTGCGGACCGCCGAGGCCGGCCGGCGCCTTAGCCCGGAGCAGGCCCTGACCCTGCTGGAGGAGGCCGAGTTCCTCGCCCTGGGCCGCTTGGCCCACGCCGCGCGTCTGCGGGCCAACCCCGAGCCGGTGGTCACCTACGCGGTGGACCGCAACATCAACACTACCAACGTGTGCACCTCGGGCTGCCGCTTCTGCGCCTTCTACCGCCCGCCGGGCGACGCGGAAGGCTACGTGCTGACCCGCGAGGAGCTGGGCCAAAAGATAGACGAGACCCTGGCCCTGGGCGGCACCCACATCCTGATCCAAGGCGGCCTGCATCCCCAAATCGGCGTGGCCGCCACCTGCGACAGCTTCCGCTTCATCAAACAGCACCACCCCATCCACATCCACGGCCTGAGCCCGCCCGAGGTGGTGCACATGGCCGCCCTGGACGGCCTGAGCATCCCCGAGGCCCTGGAGCGCCTGCGCGAAGCGGGCCTGGGCTCCATCCCCGGCGGCGGGGCCGAGATCCTGGTGGACCGGGTGCGCGGGCTCATCGCGCCGGGCAAGTGCAACACCGACGCCTGGCTGGGAGTCATGGCCGATGCCCACGCCCAGGGCATGAGCACCACGGCCACCATGATGTTCGGCAGCGTGGAGACCCCGGCCGAGCGCATCGAGCATCTGGAGCGGGTGCGCGCCTTGCAGGACGAAAGCTTGGGCAAGGGCAAGGGGGCTTTCACCGCCTTCATCCCCTGGACCTTCCAGCCGCCCCACACCGCGCTGAGCCACGTGTCACCGGCCACTGCAGTGGACTATCTGCGCATGTTGGCGGTGAGCCGCCTCTACCTGGACAACTTCCCGCATTTGCAAGCCTCGTGGGTCACCCAGGGCGCGGCCATCGCCCAGACCGCCCTGGCCTTTGGGGCCGACGACCTGGGCACCACCATGATCGAGGAGAACGTGGTGGCCGCCGCGGGGGTCAGCTTCCGCTTGCCCCGCGAGGAGCTGGTGCGCCTGGCCGAAGAGATGGGCTACCGTGCCCAGCAGCGCGACGTGTTCTACAACCCGGTGTAG
- a CDS encoding HAD-IA family hydrolase, with protein MSRAQFPQPPQGLKAVVFDLDGVIFDSLPANIAFYNHILEYLGREPVAERFAQIIHREAMDGSMRALLGADYEKEIERAHAYWRTMDSRPFFKLLQLYPHAREVIEHLHTRCRVAVATNRTATAHDALAHFGLLELFDSVATPLTSGAAKPDPAMMFQVLEDLGLGVEQVVYVGDSTTDEGLCRACGARLVSFGNPELEAWAHIDDLGLLPRLLGLD; from the coding sequence ATGAGCAGAGCGCAATTCCCCCAGCCGCCCCAAGGGCTCAAGGCGGTGGTCTTCGACCTGGACGGGGTCATCTTCGACTCCCTGCCGGCCAACATCGCCTTTTACAACCACATCCTGGAATACCTGGGCCGCGAGCCGGTGGCCGAGCGCTTCGCCCAGATCATCCACCGCGAGGCCATGGACGGCTCCATGCGGGCCCTTTTGGGCGCGGACTACGAAAAAGAGATCGAGCGGGCCCACGCCTATTGGCGCACCATGGACAGCCGCCCCTTTTTCAAGCTGCTCCAGCTCTACCCCCACGCCCGCGAGGTGATCGAGCATCTGCACACCCGCTGCCGGGTGGCGGTGGCCACCAACCGCACGGCCACGGCCCACGACGCCTTGGCCCACTTCGGCCTGCTGGAGCTTTTCGACTCGGTGGCCACGCCCCTTACCTCGGGCGCGGCCAAGCCCGACCCGGCCATGATGTTCCAGGTGCTGGAGGATCTGGGCCTCGGAGTGGAGCAGGTGGTTTACGTGGGCGACAGCACCACCGACGAGGGGCTGTGCCGGGCCTGTGGGGCGCGCCTGGTGTCCTTCGGCAATCCCGAGCTGGAGGCCTGGGCCCACATCGACGACCTGGGCCTCTTGCCCCGGCTTCTGGGCCTGGATTAG
- the mqnE gene encoding aminofutalosine synthase MqnE: MPPSVSHAHDTKATPLAQPLPPLEPDLGLISDEALKPLAAKLAAGERLGFDDGVTLLNSQDLVGLGALAHPARLAKNGRKAYYVINRHINYSNVCVNKCSFCAFWRDDDQEGAYLLSPEDAAAMAAEHPGLDLAELHVVGSCHPSLGLDYYLDLLRAMKRARPRAAIKGFTPVEIAHFAEQSGLTPGQVLDRLIEAGLAAMPGGGAEVFSPRVRQKLCARKLPGSQWLAISGLAHERGLPTNATMLYGHIETAEERVEHLLALREQQDLSGGFNAFIPLAFHPENTGLDTVRRTSGLDDLRMIATARLMLDNFPHIKAYWVMLGPKLAQVALNFGADDLDGTIVEERITHAAAATTAKGLTEDELRHMIEAAGFAPTRRDCFYNSLETA; this comes from the coding sequence ATGCCTCCCAGCGTCAGCCACGCTCACGACACCAAAGCCACGCCCCTGGCCCAGCCCCTGCCGCCCCTGGAGCCGGACCTCGGTCTTATCAGCGACGAGGCCCTCAAACCCCTGGCCGCCAAACTGGCCGCCGGCGAGCGCCTCGGCTTCGACGACGGCGTCACCCTGCTCAACAGCCAAGACCTGGTGGGCCTGGGCGCCCTGGCCCATCCCGCCCGTTTGGCCAAGAACGGGCGCAAGGCCTATTACGTCATCAACCGGCACATCAACTACTCCAACGTGTGCGTGAACAAGTGCTCCTTCTGCGCCTTCTGGCGCGACGACGACCAGGAAGGGGCCTATCTGCTCAGCCCGGAGGACGCCGCCGCCATGGCCGCCGAGCACCCGGGCCTGGACCTGGCCGAGCTGCACGTGGTGGGCTCCTGCCACCCCAGCCTGGGCCTGGACTACTACCTGGACCTGCTGCGCGCCATGAAGCGCGCCCGGCCCCGCGCCGCCATCAAGGGCTTCACCCCGGTTGAGATCGCCCACTTCGCCGAGCAGTCCGGCCTCACCCCGGGCCAGGTGCTGGACCGGCTCATCGAGGCGGGCCTGGCGGCCATGCCCGGCGGCGGGGCCGAGGTGTTCAGCCCCCGGGTGCGCCAGAAGCTCTGCGCCCGCAAGCTGCCGGGCAGCCAGTGGCTGGCCATCTCCGGCCTGGCCCATGAGCGCGGCCTGCCCACCAACGCCACCATGCTCTACGGCCACATCGAAACCGCCGAGGAGCGGGTGGAGCACCTGCTGGCCTTGCGCGAGCAACAGGACCTCAGCGGCGGGTTCAACGCCTTCATCCCCCTGGCCTTCCACCCGGAGAACACCGGCCTGGACACGGTTCGGCGCACCAGCGGCCTGGACGACCTGCGCATGATCGCCACCGCCCGCCTCATGCTGGACAACTTCCCCCACATCAAGGCCTACTGGGTCATGCTGGGACCCAAGCTGGCCCAGGTGGCCCTTAATTTCGGGGCCGACGACCTGGACGGCACCATCGTGGAGGAGCGCATCACCCACGCGGCGGCGGCCACCACGGCCAAGGGCCTCACCGAGGACGAGCTTCGCCACATGATCGAGGCGGCGGGCTTCGCCCCGACCCGGCGCGACTGCTTCTACAACAGCCTGGAGACTGCCTGA
- a CDS encoding 4Fe-4S dicluster domain-containing protein has protein sequence MWNKDKIRFGMVIDLDKCTGCGACSVACMSENNIGVLHDETDKIRSITWLRVYQIDNGKSFPDTEVAFIPRPCMHCQGGKSGTPGQAFFQEDPLVDAEAHPPCVSVCPATATDYDEETGIVSQIPTRCIGCRYCVAACPYHARYFNWYDVPWPKGTPRALSPFVSPRMRGVVEKCTFCYQRYQRARNKALVDGSEVGEMDYQTACTEACPSGAITFGQLQNPEHKVHKLISSEHTFRLLESLHTDPKVYYMSKREWVRKMADNYVTRHKKLAKAAAGGGH, from the coding sequence ATGTGGAACAAAGACAAAATCAGGTTCGGCATGGTCATCGACCTGGACAAGTGCACCGGTTGCGGTGCCTGTTCGGTGGCCTGCATGAGCGAAAACAACATAGGCGTCTTGCACGACGAGACCGATAAGATCCGCTCCATCACCTGGCTGCGGGTCTATCAGATCGACAACGGCAAGTCCTTCCCGGACACCGAGGTGGCCTTCATTCCCCGGCCTTGCATGCACTGCCAGGGCGGCAAGTCCGGCACCCCGGGCCAGGCCTTCTTCCAGGAAGACCCCCTGGTGGACGCCGAGGCGCATCCCCCCTGCGTGAGCGTGTGCCCGGCCACGGCCACCGACTATGACGAAGAGACCGGCATCGTAAGCCAGATCCCCACCCGGTGCATCGGCTGCCGGTACTGCGTCGCGGCCTGTCCGTATCACGCGCGATACTTCAACTGGTACGACGTGCCCTGGCCCAAGGGCACTCCCCGGGCCCTGAGCCCCTTTGTGAGCCCCCGCATGCGCGGCGTGGTCGAGAAGTGCACCTTCTGCTACCAGCGCTACCAGCGGGCCCGCAACAAGGCTCTGGTGGACGGCAGCGAGGTCGGCGAGATGGATTACCAGACCGCCTGCACCGAGGCCTGCCCTTCCGGGGCCATCACCTTCGGCCAGCTGCAGAACCCCGAGCACAAGGTTCATAAGCTGATCTCCAGCGAGCATACCTTCCGCCTGTTGGAGAGTCTGCACACCGATCCCAAGGTCTACTACATGTCCAAGCGGGAGTGGGTGCGCAAGATGGCCGATAACTACGTCACCCGCCATAAGAAGCTGGCCAAGGCTGCCGCTGGCGGCGGCCACTAG
- a CDS encoding molybdopterin oxidoreductase, protein MRRWFDDLPKYADDQSWHPKGVKRCRPEIFLFWLGLPLTLLGYFTVGAVLCLALGLNQTNMNDYFAFGVWIVVDLAVIALGAGAFFTSFLNYVVGKTELKPIVNAAVLIGFICYVGAILMLGIDIGQPIRGWFGFWHANVHSMLTEVMFCITTYAIVLTIELLPTVLDNKRISRVPEFGTMSHNLHTIMIVFAAAGTFLSFFHQGSLGGMFGVLYARPFAARGGIGIWPWTFFLFIWSAIAAGPSFTTMIVMLTEKISGRKLTTHKVKMLMGKISGSLLVSYMVVKSADTAWWAWVKLPSMGLTMDDMYHNPYGYWLMWFELGLFGWLPALMLLQKKVRESYGLLFLAMLMTCTGVALNRFIFTIQSLALPVLPFEKFYAYLPSWQEWGIASLVLGFGLLVYMLAYRYLPVFPQEPELNDD, encoded by the coding sequence ATGAGAAGATGGTTTGACGATCTACCCAAGTACGCGGACGACCAGTCCTGGCACCCCAAGGGGGTCAAGCGCTGCCGTCCCGAGATCTTCCTGTTCTGGCTGGGCTTGCCCCTGACCCTGCTGGGCTACTTCACGGTGGGCGCGGTGCTCTGCCTGGCCCTGGGCCTCAACCAGACCAACATGAACGACTACTTCGCCTTCGGCGTGTGGATCGTGGTTGACCTGGCCGTGATCGCCCTGGGAGCCGGCGCGTTCTTTACCAGCTTTTTGAACTACGTGGTAGGCAAGACCGAGCTGAAGCCCATCGTCAACGCGGCGGTCTTGATCGGCTTCATCTGCTACGTGGGCGCCATTTTGATGCTGGGCATCGACATCGGCCAGCCTATCCGCGGTTGGTTCGGCTTCTGGCACGCCAACGTGCACTCCATGCTCACCGAGGTGATGTTCTGCATCACCACCTACGCCATTGTGCTGACCATCGAGCTTCTGCCCACCGTGTTGGACAACAAGCGCATCAGCCGGGTGCCCGAGTTCGGCACCATGAGCCACAACCTGCACACCATCATGATCGTGTTCGCCGCGGCGGGCACCTTCCTGAGCTTCTTCCACCAGGGCTCCCTGGGCGGCATGTTCGGCGTGCTCTACGCGCGGCCCTTCGCGGCCCGCGGCGGCATCGGCATCTGGCCCTGGACCTTCTTCCTGTTCATCTGGAGCGCCATCGCCGCCGGCCCGAGCTTCACCACCATGATCGTGATGCTCACCGAGAAGATCAGCGGCCGCAAGCTGACCACCCACAAGGTGAAGATGCTCATGGGCAAGATCAGCGGCTCCCTGCTGGTCTCCTACATGGTGGTCAAGAGCGCGGACACCGCCTGGTGGGCCTGGGTCAAGCTGCCCTCCATGGGCCTGACCATGGACGACATGTACCACAACCCCTACGGCTACTGGCTCATGTGGTTCGAGCTGGGCCTGTTCGGCTGGCTGCCCGCCCTCATGCTCCTGCAGAAAAAGGTGCGCGAGAGCTACGGCCTGCTGTTCCTGGCCATGCTCATGACCTGCACCGGGGTGGCCCTGAACCGCTTCATCTTCACCATCCAGTCGCTGGCCCTGCCGGTGTTGCCCTTCGAGAAGTTCTACGCCTACCTGCCTTCCTGGCAGGAGTGGGGCATCGCCTCGCTGGTGTTGGGCTTCGGGCTGCTGGTTTACATGCTGGCCTACCGCTACCTGCCGGTCTTCCCGCAGGAGCCGGAACTGAACGACGACTAA
- the lepB gene encoding signal peptidase I gives MFIRRRSEKKKKSVFRDYLEALLWAVVLALIIRTWGVQAFKIPSGSMKPTLLIGDHLLVSKSSYGLKLPFSDVVVIPIGNPERGDIVVFRFPEDKDKDFIKRIIGLPGESIEVRNKAVYINGKKLDEHWGHFTDKVVLPSGVQPRDNYGPVTVPKDHYFVMGDNRDQSYDSRFWFGGRGGFVPREDILGKAFIIYWSWTDQGFGVRWNRIGKILH, from the coding sequence GTGTTTATCCGCCGCCGCTCGGAAAAGAAGAAAAAGTCGGTATTCCGGGATTACCTCGAGGCCCTGCTCTGGGCCGTGGTCCTGGCCCTGATCATCCGCACCTGGGGGGTGCAGGCCTTCAAGATCCCCTCCGGCTCCATGAAGCCCACCCTGTTGATCGGTGACCACCTGCTGGTGAGCAAGTCCTCTTACGGGCTCAAGCTGCCCTTCAGCGACGTGGTGGTTATCCCCATCGGCAACCCGGAGCGCGGCGACATCGTGGTGTTCCGCTTCCCCGAGGACAAGGACAAGGACTTCATCAAGCGTATCATCGGCCTGCCCGGCGAGAGCATCGAGGTGCGCAACAAGGCGGTGTACATCAACGGCAAGAAGCTGGACGAGCACTGGGGCCACTTCACCGACAAGGTGGTGCTGCCCTCGGGCGTGCAGCCTCGGGACAACTACGGCCCGGTTACCGTGCCCAAGGATCATTACTTTGTGATGGGCGACAACCGCGACCAGTCCTATGACTCGCGCTTCTGGTTCGGCGGGCGCGGCGGCTTCGTGCCTCGGGAGGACATCCTGGGCAAGGCCTTTATCATCTATTGGTCGTGGACCGATCAGGGGTTCGGGGTCAGGTGGAACCGAATCGGAAAAATTCTTCACTGA